In Zingiber officinale cultivar Zhangliang chromosome 1A, Zo_v1.1, whole genome shotgun sequence, a genomic segment contains:
- the LOC122019392 gene encoding protein SUPPRESSOR OF QUENCHING 1, chloroplastic-like isoform X1 encodes MRWVPNPCRNMAQGSTAISSRSPLYFRFPHRTSQCRPTLPSPALLCLRPGHAHSIAVSLIALRRLSGATTSATPPEQQQVEAEEVRGGEESAPWDKVSAVLFDMDGVLCNSVELSRMAAVDLFADMGVSVTADDFIPFTGTGEANFLGGVASMKGVKDFDPQEAKKQFLEIYVNKYAKPNLGIGYPGALEFIIECKRRGLKVAITSSADRTKVDANLAAANLPVSLFDVIISADAFKKPKPAPDIFLAASKSLDIPQSQCIAIESALAGVEAAKAAKMRCIAVTTTISEVMLQKASPSLVRKDIGSISIDDILHGCHSVDQIADKKVEETREIGSPNGTSSGIAEEVISGIVQDVNSASEKNHYHGG; translated from the exons ATGCGCTGGGTGCCCAATCCTTGCAGAAACATGGCGCAGGGCTCAACGGCTATTTCGTCTCGATCGCCTCTTTATTTCCGGTTCCCCCATCGAACCTCCCAATGCCGCCCTACTCTCCCGTCGCCTGCGCTCCTCTGCCTTCGCCCCGGCCATGCCCATTCCATCGCCGTATCTCTTATCGCCCTCCGCCGGCTCAGCGGCGCCACTACTAGCGCTACACCGCCGGAGCAACAGCAGGTGGAAGCAGAGGAGGTTAGGGGAGGAGAGGAGAGCGCGCCATGGGATAAGGTCTCGGCCGTCCTCTTCGATATGGACGGAGTTCTGTGTAACAGCGTAGAGCTTTCGAGGATGGCGGCCGTCGACCTCTTCGCCGATATGGGTGTTTCTGTCACAGCTGACGATTTCATCCCATTCACAGGGACTG GCGAGGCTAATTTTCTTGGAGGTGTTGCCTCAATGAAGGGAGTGAAAGATTTTGATCCacaagaagcaaagaagcagtTTCTTGAAATTTATGTTAATAAG TATGCAAAGCCAAACTTGGGAATTGGATATCCTGGAGCCCTTGAGTTTATCATTGAG TGTAAAAGAAGGGGGCTAAAGGTTGCCATCACATCTAGTGCCGATAGGACCAAGGTGGATGCTAATCTTGCTGCTGCCAATTTGCCTGTTTCTCT GTTTGATGTGATTATATCTGCTGATGCATTTAAAAAACCAAAACCAGCCCCAGATATATTTTTAGCAGCTTCTAAAAGCTTAGACATACCTCAGTCCCAG TGTATAGCAATTGAAAGTGCTCTAGCTGGAGTTGAAGCTGCAAAAGCTGCAAAAATGAG ATGCATTGCTGTAACCACTACCATATCTGAGGTGATGCTGCAAAAAGCCAGTCCATCACTCGTGAGAAAAGATATAGGAAGTATTTCAATTGATGACATTCTACATGGTTGTCATTCCGTTGATCAAA TTGCAGATAAGAAGGTTGAAGAAACACGTGAGATTGGCTCTCCAAATGGTACCTCAAGTGGCATAGCTGAAGAGGTCATAAGTGGTATTGTTCAGGATGTGAACTCTGCAAGTGAGAAAAACCATTATCATGGAGGGTAA
- the LOC122019392 gene encoding protein SUPPRESSOR OF QUENCHING 1, chloroplastic-like isoform X2 produces MRWVPNPCRNMAQGSTAISSRSPLYFRFPHRTSQCRPTLPSPALLCLRPGHAHSIAVSLIALRRLSGATTSATPPEQQQVEAEEVRGGEESAPWDKVSAVLFDMDGVLCNSVELSRMAAVDLFADMGVSVTADDFIPFTGTGEANFLGGVASMKGVKDFDPQEAKKQFLEIYVNKYAKPNLGIGYPGALEFIIECKRRGLKVAITSSADRTKVDANLAAANLPVSLFDVIISADAFKKPKPAPDIFLAASKSLDIPQSQCIAIESALAGVEAAKAAKMRCIAVTTTISEVMLQKASPSLVRKDIGSISIDDILHGCHSVDQNKKVEETREIGSPNGTSSGIAEEVISGIVQDVNSASEKNHYHGG; encoded by the exons ATGCGCTGGGTGCCCAATCCTTGCAGAAACATGGCGCAGGGCTCAACGGCTATTTCGTCTCGATCGCCTCTTTATTTCCGGTTCCCCCATCGAACCTCCCAATGCCGCCCTACTCTCCCGTCGCCTGCGCTCCTCTGCCTTCGCCCCGGCCATGCCCATTCCATCGCCGTATCTCTTATCGCCCTCCGCCGGCTCAGCGGCGCCACTACTAGCGCTACACCGCCGGAGCAACAGCAGGTGGAAGCAGAGGAGGTTAGGGGAGGAGAGGAGAGCGCGCCATGGGATAAGGTCTCGGCCGTCCTCTTCGATATGGACGGAGTTCTGTGTAACAGCGTAGAGCTTTCGAGGATGGCGGCCGTCGACCTCTTCGCCGATATGGGTGTTTCTGTCACAGCTGACGATTTCATCCCATTCACAGGGACTG GCGAGGCTAATTTTCTTGGAGGTGTTGCCTCAATGAAGGGAGTGAAAGATTTTGATCCacaagaagcaaagaagcagtTTCTTGAAATTTATGTTAATAAG TATGCAAAGCCAAACTTGGGAATTGGATATCCTGGAGCCCTTGAGTTTATCATTGAG TGTAAAAGAAGGGGGCTAAAGGTTGCCATCACATCTAGTGCCGATAGGACCAAGGTGGATGCTAATCTTGCTGCTGCCAATTTGCCTGTTTCTCT GTTTGATGTGATTATATCTGCTGATGCATTTAAAAAACCAAAACCAGCCCCAGATATATTTTTAGCAGCTTCTAAAAGCTTAGACATACCTCAGTCCCAG TGTATAGCAATTGAAAGTGCTCTAGCTGGAGTTGAAGCTGCAAAAGCTGCAAAAATGAG ATGCATTGCTGTAACCACTACCATATCTGAGGTGATGCTGCAAAAAGCCAGTCCATCACTCGTGAGAAAAGATATAGGAAGTATTTCAATTGATGACATTCTACATGGTTGTCATTCCGTTGATCAAA ATAAGAAGGTTGAAGAAACACGTGAGATTGGCTCTCCAAATGGTACCTCAAGTGGCATAGCTGAAGAGGTCATAAGTGGTATTGTTCAGGATGTGAACTCTGCAAGTGAGAAAAACCATTATCATGGAGGGTAA
- the LOC122019408 gene encoding transcription factor MYB2-like: protein MEFQEGISSTGLQSEEMDLRRGPWTVEEDLVLMNYITAHGEGRWNSLARCAGLRRTGKSCRLRWLNYLRPDVRRGNITPEEQLLILELHCRWGNRWSKIAQHLPGRTDNEIKNYWRTRVLKHAKQLKCDVDSKKFRDVMRYLWVPRLVERIRAGAATGASKEPGLGPGKPTSPSDSFGMELSPPPVSDGCEDAGVATVAGDDSGWLESAYDDLVLPDFDQSMWTENLWSVEDIWAQEQLW from the exons ATGGAGTTCCAAGAGGGCATCAGTTCCACGGGGCTACAGAGCGAGGAGATGGACTTGAGGAGAGGACCGTGGACGGTGGAGGAAGACCTTGTCCTCATGAATTATATCACTGCTCACGGCGAAGGCCGGTGGAATTCCCTGGCTCGTTGCGCAG GGCTGAGGCGAACGGGAAAGAGCTGCCGCCTCCGATGGCTGAACTATCTCCGCCCCGACGTCCGCCGCGGAAACATCACCCCAGAGGAGCAGCTGCTCATCCTCGAGCTCCACTGCCGCTGGGGGAACCGGTGGTCCAAGATCGCGCAGCACCTGCCCGGGCGGACTGACAACGAGATCAAGAACTACTGGCGGACGCGCGTGCTGAAGCACGCGAAGCAGCTCAAGTGCGACGTCGACAGCAAGAAGTTCAGGGACGTGATGCGCTACCTGTGGGTGCCCCGCCTCGTCGAGCGCATCCGAGCCGGCGCCGCCACCGGCGCCTCTAAGGAACCGGGGCTTGGCCCCGGGAAGCCGACGAGTCCGTCGGACTCGTTCGGGATGGAGCTGTCTCCGCCTCCGGTCTCCGACGGCTGCGAGGACGCCGGGGTTGCTACGGTGGCAGGGGACGACAGCGGCTGGTTGGAGTCGGCGTATGATGACCTGGTGTTGCCCGACTTTGACCAGAGCATGTGGACGGAGAATCTATGGAGCGTAGAAGACATTTGGGCGCAGGAACAGCTGTGGTAG
- the LOC122019419 gene encoding AP-3 complex subunit mu-like isoform X4 codes for MLEKQMTGHHVDRSICSWFWDYVLSQGGDPSMFLCRVADVLTDYLGGLNEDVIKDNFVIVYELLDEMMDNGVPLTTEPNILREMLAPPNIVSKMLSVVTGKNSNVSTKLPDATASSIPWRKINTKHSSNEVYVNLVEEMDAIFNRDGILVKCEIYGEVQVNSHLPGLPDLTLSFSNPSILNDVRFHPCVRFRPWEADQILSFVPPDGEFRLMSYRVKKLKSTPIYVKPHLTSNAGHSRISVLVGIHNDPGKTIDSITVQFQLPLCVSSANFTPNHGTVNILADKTCCWSIGQVPKGKSPSLSGNLVLEADLEKLHVFPVFRVGFRIMGVASSGLQIHRLDVKNTPSEPYKGFRALTRSGEYEVRS; via the exons TTCCTTTGTAGAGTGGCAGATGTTTTGACTGATTATCTAGGAGGATTAAATGAGGATGTGATCAAGGATAATTTTGTAATTGTATATGAG CTTCTGGATGAAATGATGGATAATGGTGTTCCTCTTACAACAGAACCAAATATCTTGAGGGAAATGCTAGCCCCACCAAATATTGTTAGCAAAATGTTAAGCGTTGTGACTGGTAAAAATTCCAATGTCAGCACTAAACTTCCTGATGCCACAGCATCTTCTATCCCATGGAGAAAAATTAACACAAAGCATTCTAGCAATGAAGTTTATGTGAACCTTGTTGAGGAGATGGATGCAATCTTTAACAG GGATGGGATTCTAGTAAAATGTGAGATATATGGTGAAGTTCAAGTAAATTCTCATCTCCCTGGTCTTCCTGATTTGACTTTGTCATTTTCAAACCCTTCAATCTTAAATGATGTAAGATTCCATCCATGTGTTCGATTTCGCCCTTGGGAAGCTGATCAAATCCTTTCTTTTGTGCCTCCTGATGGGGAATTTAGGCTGATGAGTTACAG AGTTAAAAAACTCAAGAGCACGCCAATCTATGTGAAGCCACATTTGACATCCAATGCAGGGCATTCCCGTATTAGTGTTTTGGTTGGAATACACAATGATCCTGGGAAAACAATTGATTCGATAACAGTGCAATTTCAGCTGCCACTTTGTGTCTCATCAGCAAACTTCACCCCAAATCATGGCACGGTGAACATTCTAGCAGACAAG ACTTGCTGCTGGTCAATCGGGCAAGTGCCCAAAGGCAAATCCCCGTCTCTGTCGGGCAATTTAGTTCTTGAGGCAGATCTGGAGAAATTGCATGTGTTCCCAGTGTTTCGAGTTGGATTTAGGATCATGGGGGTTGCTTCCTCAGGCTTGCAAATACACAGACTAGATGTTAAAAATACACCAAGTGAACCTTATAAAGGTTTTCGAGCCCTCACTCGATCTGGAGAATATGAAGTGAGGTCCTGA